A region of Vitis riparia cultivar Riparia Gloire de Montpellier isolate 1030 chromosome 1, EGFV_Vit.rip_1.0, whole genome shotgun sequence DNA encodes the following proteins:
- the LOC117905144 gene encoding histidine kinase 3, with protein sequence MSFLHVLGFGLKAGHLLLMLCCWIISVIPVNWFINGGVMETKAGLLSDGGKIWMRLWEKMFGNSGKIPHHWYQKFWSKKVGRTWWRKLLFTWVLMWIMVSLWIFSYLSLQASEKRKETLGSMCDERARMLQDQFNVSMNHVQAMSILISTFHHGKNPSAIDQGTFARYTERTAFERPLTSGVAYAVRVLHSEREQFEKQQGWTIKRMDTPEQTPVHEDNHASENLEPSPVQEEYAPVIFAQDTVSHVISLDMLSGKEDRENVLRARASGKAVLTAPFRLFKTNSLGVILTFAVYKSDLPSNATPNERIQATHGYLGGVFHIESLVEKLLQQLASKQTILVNVYDTTDTDHPISMYGSNVSDDGLQRVSALNFGDPFRKHEMRCRFKQKAPWPWLAITTSTGILVIALLVGHIFHATVNRIAKVEEDYRDMMMLKKRAEAADVAKSQFLATVSHEIRTPMNGVLGMLHMLIDTDLDVTQQDYVRTAQASGKALVSLINEVLDQAKIESGKLELEELQFDLQAILDDVLSLFSGKSQEKGVELAVYISDRVPKMLIGDPGRFRQIITNLMGNSIKFTEKGHIFVTIHLVEELMDSIEVETESSSKNTLSGLPVADRRCSWEGFRTFNQEGLTSPFSSSSSDLIHLIISVEDTGVGIPEEAQSRVFTPFMQVGPSISRIHGGTGIGLSISKCLVGLMNGEIGFVSRPNVGSTFTFTAVFSGGCSKSNEYKCQPTNNQSNAVSSEFQGMAALVVDPNPVRAKVSRYHIQRLGIRVEVTSDLNQVFSSISSGNTAINMVLVEQDVWDKDSNLSALFVNKLKKLDLEVPPKLFLLANSINSTRNSAAISGVYNPTVIMKPLRASMLAASLQRALGVGNKGVCQNGEHPSLSLRNLLRGRKILVVDDNNVNLRVAAGALKKYGADVVCADSGKSAIPLLKPPHDFDACFMDIQMPEMDGFEATGIIREMERNVNSRIQHGEVSVEAYANISNWHLPILAMTADVIQATHEECLRCGMDGYVSKPFEAEQLYREVSRFFQPPPEQNQ encoded by the exons ATGAGTTTTCTCCATGTGTTGGGGTTTGGTCTGAAGGCGGGACATCTCCTTTTGATGCTATGTTGCTGGATTATATCTGTGATCCCTGTGAACTGGTTCATTAATGGTGGAGTCATGGAAACCAAGGCTGGTTTACTTAGTGATGGTGGAAAGATATGGATGAGATTGTGGGAGAAGATGTTTGGGAACAGTGGTAAGATCCCCCATCACTGGTACCAGAAGTTTTGGTCCAAGAAGGTTGGAAGGACATGGTGGAGAAAGCTTTTGTTTACATGGGTTCTGATGTGGATCATGGTGTCTTTGTGGATCTTCTCGTATCTGAGCCTACAAGCTTCTGAAAAGAGGAAGGAAACCCTTGGAAGCATGTGTGATGAGAGGGCTAGGATGTTGCAGGATCAGTTTAATGTGAGTATGAACCATGTTCAGGCCATGTCCATTTTGATCTCAACCTTCCACCATGGCAAGAACCCATCTGCAATTGATCAG GGGACTTTTGCGAGGTACACTGAAAGAACTGCTTTCGAGAGGCCCCTCACAAGTGGCGTGGCATATGCGGTGAGGGTGCTCCACTCGGAAAGAGAACAATTCGAGAAGCAACAAGGCTGGACTATTAAGAGGATGGATACGCCTGAGCAAACGCCGGTTCATGAGGATAACCATGCCTCGGAGAACCTGGAGCCCTCCCCAGTTCAGGAAGAATATGCCCCTGTCATTTTTGCACAAGATACCGTCTCACATGTGATTTCGCTTGATATGCTGTCAGGAAAG GAAGATCGTGAAAATGTGTTGCGCGCAAGAGCATCAGGAAAAGCGGTTCTCACCGCTCCTTTCAGGCTATTCAAAACTAACAGCCTTGGAGTTATATTGACATTTGCTGTCTACAAGTCAGATCTCCCGTCAAATGCAACACCAAATGAGAGGATCCAAGCGACCCATGg GTATCTTGGTGGAGTCTTTCATATTGAATCACTCGTGGAGAAGTTACTTCAACAGCTTGCAAGCAAGCAAACTATCCTTGTCAATGTGTATGACACAACTGATACTGACCACCCAATCAGCATGTATGGTTCAAATGTGTCGGATGATGGCTTACAGCGTGTTAGCGCCCTTAACTTTGGGGACCCATTCAGAAAGCATGAGATGCGCTGCAG ATTCAAACAAAAAGCACCATGGCCATGGCTAGCAATAACAACTTCAACTGGCATACTTGTAATTGCATTGCTTGTTGGGCATATATTCCATGCGACAGTGAACAGAATAGCTAAAGTCGAGGAGGATTACCGGGACATGATGATGCTCAAAAAGCGAGCAGAGGCAGCTGATGTTGCAAAATCTCAG TTCCTTGCCACTGTTTCTCATGAGATCAGAACCCCAATGAATGGTGTTCTCG GAATGTTACATATGCTTATAGACACGGATCTAGATGTAACTCAACAAGACTACGTGAGAACTGCACAGGCTAGTGGAAAAGCTCTAGTGTCACTTATAAATGAGGTTTTGGACCAGGCAAAGATTGAATCTGGTAAACTTGAGCTTGAGGAATTACAGTTTGATCTGCAGGCAATTTTGGATGATGTCTTGTCCCTCTTTTCTGGAAAATCTCAAGAAAAAGGAGTGGag TTGGCAGTTTATATTTCTGATCGAGTTCCCAAAATGCTAATCGGTGATCCGGGGAGGTTTCGCCAAATCATCACCAATCTCATGGGAAACTCAATCAAA TTTACAGAGAAAGGGCACATCTTTGTTACCATTCATCTTGTGGAGGAGTTGATGGATTCAATAGAAGTTGAGACAGAGTCATCATCTAAAAACACCTTAAGTGGTCTCCCTGTAGCAGATAGACGCTGCAGCTGGGAAGGATTCAGGACTTTCAATCAAGAGGGACTCACTAGTCCTTTCTCATCATCCTCCTCCGACCTCATCCATCTAATTATATCAGTTGAGGATACAGGTGTAGGTATCCCTGAAGAAGCTCAATCTCGTGTTTTCACTCCCTTCATGCAGGTGGGTCCGTCCATTTCTAGAATACATGGGGGCACAGGTATCGGGTTAAGCATAAGCAAATGTTTGGTTGGCCTTATGAATGGAGAAATCGGGTTTGTAAGTAGACCCAATGTTGGATCCACTTTCACTTTTACTGCTGTCTTCTCCGGTGGCTGCTCCAAATCAAATGAGTACAAGTGCCAGCCAACTAACAACCAGTCCAATGCTGTCTCGTCAGAATTTCAGGGCATGGCAGCCTTAGTTGTGGACCCCAACCCTGTACGGGCCAAGGTGTCAAGGTATCATATCCAGCGGCTGGGGATCCGTGTTGAAGTCACTTCAGATTTGAATCAAGTTTTCTCCAGCATAAGCAGTGGGAATACAGCTATCAACATGGTCCTAGTTGAACAGGACGTTTGGGATAAGGACTCAAACCTTTCTGCTCTCtttgttaataaattaaagaaacttGATCTGGAGGTTCCTCCTAAACTGTTTCTTCTAGCTAATTCCATCAACTCGACCAGAAATAGTGCTGCAATTTCTGGGGTTTATAATCCAACTGTCATCATGAAGCCTCTGAGGGCCAGTATGCTGGCTGCATCTCTACAACGAGCCCTGGGTGTTGGGAACAAGGGGGTTTGCCAGAATGGAGAGCACCCCAGTTTGTCTCTCCGCAATCTTCTTCGTGGGAGAAAAATTCTAGTTGTGGATGACAATAATGTGAACCTCAGAGTGGCTGCTGGTGCATTGAAGAAGTACGGAGCTGATGTCGTCTGTGCAGACAGTGGGAAAAGTGCAATCCCACTGCTTAAACCTCCCCACGACTTTGATGCCTGTTTCATGGATATCCAGATGCCAGAAATGGACGG GTTTGAAGCTACTGGGATAATTAGGGAAATGGAACGGAACGTCAATAGTCGAATCCAACATGGAGAAGTTTCTGTGGAAGCTTACGCAAATATTTCGAACTGGCACCTACCCATTTTGGCCATGACTGCAGATGTCATCCAGGCCACACACGAGGAATGCCTGAGGTGCGGAATGGATGGATACGTATCAAAACCATTTGAAGCTGAACAACTTTATCGCGAGGTTTCACGCTTCTTTCAACCACCTCCAGAACAGAACCAATAG